From the genome of Mycobacteriales bacterium, one region includes:
- a CDS encoding long-chain fatty acid--CoA ligase, with amino-acid sequence MHGLMQRYPLTLPPVFDRAERLYADKRIVTATRNGIERTTYGAWADETRRLGGVLETLGIPPDGRVGTFAWNTARHLALYWAVPCTGRILHTLNIRLFPDQLSYVVNHAEDDVIFVDRSLLGLLWPLVPTFDTVKQFVVMDDGADTEIPDDPRIVDYTALVEAADPVDFHVEDEDQAAAMCYTSGTTGNPKGVLYSHRSNYLHALCGMTSANTATSERDTVLPVVPLFHANAWGFAQTPIFAGANIVMPGPDLSPSAIVTLLEQERVTITAGVPTIWRGMLPLLDDHDLSSLRLVIGGGSAVPKALSEAYREKLGFPLAHAWGMTETSPVASFNHVRSADLDRPEEELADIRARQGTAFVGVDSRIVEPGSTDELPWDDTATGELQVRGPWIAGAYYGNDAGDESFTPDGWLRTGDVAAIDEHGSIRLVDRTKDLVKSGGEWISSVELENILMSHPAVAEAAVIGVPHEKWQERPLACVVLRPGETATKEDLLDHLRPRVAKWWLPDDVVFIDEVPKTSVGKFSKRDLRTRFADYQLPSAP; translated from the coding sequence ATGCACGGGCTCATGCAGCGGTATCCACTCACCCTGCCGCCGGTCTTCGACCGGGCCGAGCGTCTCTACGCCGACAAACGCATCGTCACCGCCACCCGCAACGGCATCGAACGGACGACGTACGGCGCGTGGGCGGACGAGACCCGCCGGCTGGGCGGCGTCCTCGAGACCCTCGGTATCCCGCCCGACGGCCGGGTCGGGACCTTCGCGTGGAACACCGCCCGCCACCTCGCCCTCTACTGGGCGGTCCCGTGCACCGGCCGCATCCTGCACACCCTCAACATCCGGCTCTTCCCCGACCAGCTGAGCTACGTCGTCAACCACGCCGAGGACGACGTGATCTTCGTCGACCGCTCCCTGCTCGGCCTGCTGTGGCCGCTGGTGCCGACGTTCGACACCGTGAAGCAGTTCGTCGTGATGGACGACGGCGCCGACACCGAGATCCCGGACGACCCGCGGATCGTCGACTACACCGCGCTGGTGGAGGCGGCCGACCCGGTCGACTTCCACGTCGAGGACGAGGACCAGGCCGCCGCCATGTGCTACACGAGCGGCACCACCGGCAACCCCAAGGGCGTGCTCTACTCGCACCGCTCCAACTACCTGCATGCGCTGTGCGGCATGACGTCGGCCAACACGGCTACCAGTGAGCGCGACACCGTGCTCCCGGTCGTTCCGCTCTTCCACGCCAACGCCTGGGGCTTCGCCCAGACGCCGATCTTCGCCGGCGCGAACATCGTCATGCCGGGACCGGACCTGTCCCCGTCCGCGATCGTCACCCTGCTCGAACAGGAGCGGGTGACCATCACGGCCGGCGTACCCACCATCTGGCGAGGAATGCTCCCGCTGCTCGACGACCACGACCTGTCGTCCCTGCGGCTGGTGATCGGCGGCGGGTCGGCGGTGCCGAAGGCGCTGTCGGAGGCCTACCGGGAGAAGCTCGGGTTCCCGCTCGCCCACGCCTGGGGAATGACCGAGACCAGCCCGGTCGCATCCTTCAACCACGTCCGCAGCGCCGACCTCGACCGGCCGGAGGAGGAACTGGCCGACATCCGGGCCCGGCAGGGCACCGCTTTCGTCGGGGTGGACAGCCGGATCGTCGAGCCCGGGAGCACGGACGAACTGCCGTGGGACGACACGGCCACCGGCGAGTTGCAGGTCCGGGGCCCGTGGATCGCCGGTGCCTACTACGGCAACGACGCCGGCGACGAGTCGTTCACGCCGGACGGCTGGCTGCGTACGGGCGACGTGGCGGCGATCGACGAACACGGCAGCATCCGGCTGGTCGATCGGACCAAGGACCTGGTCAAGTCCGGTGGCGAGTGGATCAGCTCGGTCGAGCTGGAGAACATCCTGATGTCACATCCGGCCGTCGCCGAGGCCGCGGTGATCGGCGTACCGCACGAGAAGTGGCAGGAACGGCCGCTGGCCTGCGTCGTCCTTCGCCCCGGGGAGACCGCGACCAAGGAAGACCTGCTCGACCACCTTCGGCCCCGGGTCGCCAAGTGGTGGCTGCCCGACGACGTGGTCTTCATCGACGAGGTGCCGAAGACGAGCGTCGGCAAGTTCTCCAAGCGCGACCTGCGTACCCGGTTCGCCGACTATCAGCTCCCCTCAGCCCCATGA